The Staphylococcus sp. 17KM0847 DNA segment CGCCTTTGCCATTTGACCGCCTAGTGCATCAATTTCACGTACAACGATACCTTTAGCGGGTCCTCCAACCGATGGATTACATGGCATAAACGCAATATTATCTAAGTTTATTGTTAACATAAGCGTGCGCGCACCACGACGTGCAGAAGCAAGACCTGCTTCAATTCCTGAATGTCCAGCACCTACAACAATGACATCATATGTTTTAAGCATTTTGTATTCCTCCACAAATTATTTTCCGAGACAGAATTGACTAAAGAGCTGATCAATCAATTCTTCACTTACCGATTCACCAATAATTTCACCTAAAAGCTCCCATGTACGTGTCAAATCAATTTGAACCATATCCATAGGTACGCCTGAATCCGCCGCATCAATCGCATCTTGAATAGCTTGTTTTGCTTGTTTAAGTAATGAAATATGACGCGAATTAGACACATACGTCATATCTTGACTTTGTACTGAGCCACCAAAGAATAAGTCACGTATTTGTAACTCCAACTCATCAATACCTTGTTGTGTAAGCATAGATGTTTCTATTAATGGTATATGCCCTATCATCTCTTTAACTTCTGAAACATCTAACTTTCGCTCAAGATCTGTCTTATTAATGATAACAATAACATCTTCATCTTTAATAACTTCATAAAGTTGACGATCTTCTAAAGTCAATGCTTCATTATTATTTAATACGAACAATATTAAATCAGCTTCTTGTAACGCTTTACGTGAGCGCTCTACACCAATACGTTCCACAATATCCTCTGTTTCACGTATTCCCGCTGTATCAACTAATTTCAATGGTACACCTCGAACGTTAACATATTCTTCCAATACATCACGTGTTGTACCTGCCACCTCTGTCACAATAGCTTTATTAGACTGAATTAAGTTATTTAACATAGAAGACTTACCTACATTTGGTTTTCCTACAATGACTGTTGATAGGCCTTCTCTCATAATTTTACCTTGTGCACCGGTATCTAGTAATTTTTGAATTTCATCTTTAATAGCACGTGAACGTTCCAGTAAAAATGCTGTCGTTGCTTCTTCAACATCATCATATTCTGGATAGTCAATGTTTACCTCAACCTGTGCTAATATTTCTAAAATAGATTGGCGTTGTGCTTTAATCAGTGTACTCAAACGCCCTTCTATTTGATTCATTGCCACTTTAGACGCTCGGTCAGTCTTAGAACGAATAAAGTCCATTACAGCCTCTGCTTGAGATAAATCAATACGACCATTTAAGAAGGCACGTTTCGTATATTCACCGGGTTCAGCAATACGCGCACCATATGTCATGGTTAGTTCAAGTACACGATTGATTGTCAAAATACCACCGTGACAATTAATCTCTACAATATCTTCACGTGTGAAAGTACGAGGTGCCCTTAATACAGAAACCATAACTTCTTCGACAACATCATTCGTTTCTGGATCAATAATGTGACCATAGTTAATTGTATGTGTGGGAACATCGCTTAACTTTTGTTTTCCTTTATACAGCTTATCTGCAATAGCTACTGCATCGTGTCCTGACATACGTACAATCCCAATGGCACCTTCACCCATCGGTGTCGATATACTTGTAATTGTATCTAATTGTTCCATGCGCACTATGCCTCCCTTTTCAGACTGGTTATTGTTATATTGTAAAATGTTTATGTTTTAATTGCGACTATACTGTTTAAAACTCAGTGAATTAAAAGATAATTTAGACTTCGGTTTGTCTAATGTCAGACAAACCGAAGTCTTACTTTTAGTATATTTTTTTATTGAAGACTTTAGCTATCTTTAAAACATGTTCCAAACTTTT contains these protein-coding regions:
- the mnmE gene encoding tRNA uridine-5-carboxymethylaminomethyl(34) synthesis GTPase MnmE; its protein translation is MEQLDTITSISTPMGEGAIGIVRMSGHDAVAIADKLYKGKQKLSDVPTHTINYGHIIDPETNDVVEEVMVSVLRAPRTFTREDIVEINCHGGILTINRVLELTMTYGARIAEPGEYTKRAFLNGRIDLSQAEAVMDFIRSKTDRASKVAMNQIEGRLSTLIKAQRQSILEILAQVEVNIDYPEYDDVEEATTAFLLERSRAIKDEIQKLLDTGAQGKIMREGLSTVIVGKPNVGKSSMLNNLIQSNKAIVTEVAGTTRDVLEEYVNVRGVPLKLVDTAGIRETEDIVERIGVERSRKALQEADLILFVLNNNEALTLEDRQLYEVIKDEDVIVIINKTDLERKLDVSEVKEMIGHIPLIETSMLTQQGIDELELQIRDLFFGGSVQSQDMTYVSNSRHISLLKQAKQAIQDAIDAADSGVPMDMVQIDLTRTWELLGEIIGESVSEELIDQLFSQFCLGK